The proteins below come from a single Tenuifilum thalassicum genomic window:
- a CDS encoding DUF4961 domain-containing protein, which yields MKKFLFFTVLFTISYFIHSQPITVSPTLPTDADEVTITFDATKASRTDLVGYTGDLYAHTGVKVEGNTSWQYVIGSWGNNTTQPKLSRTGTNTYQLVISPSIREFYSVPTDKKITQMCFVFRSADGSKQTEDVFYDVYEQGLSVSITNPTQNNPIYEINDIIDIQASANNATSVSLFIDNQLVENVTSQTVTHSYTAAEYGKHWIKVLATDGTSTVKDSVYILVRSNVNVAELPQGAHPGVNIIDENTATIVLYDPPALKSYVYLIGNFSNWLPDDPYYMNRTPDGKYYWITLTDLNPNTEYAFQFLIDGYLRIADPFTNKTLDPNDVYIPSSTYPNLMSYPTGKTSGIISVFSTNQEQYTWQVTDFTPPSKQNLIIYELHIRDFVGDSYIQTVRDSLSYLKKLGINAVELMPINEFEGNDSWGYNPSFYFAPDKAYGTPNDYKAFIDEAHSMGMAVIIDMVLNHSFGQSPLVQMYSNSDGTSLGEPTADNPWYNTTCPHPPYCWGYDFNHESVETQKFVDSVLTYWLTEYKVDGFRFDFTKGFTNNQNANEGSAYDASRIAILERIADKIWSINPNAYVILEHFCDNTEEKTLAEYRSSEGKGMLIWGNMNYSYNEATMGWISSSDFSWIAAKQRGWHVPHVVGYMESHDEERLMYKNITYGNSSNPEHDVKSLPIALKRMETAANLFIPFPGPKMIWQFGELGYDISIDYNGRVGKKPIHWEYYQNDDRREVFNTFAHLNRLKQQYDAFKTDNYDYSTTGSIKWLKLNGSDMDVVIAGNFDVTSKSTTITFNNTGWWYEYFSGDSIELSTTSYNLTLNPAEYRIFTSKRINKNDIFVGINQPKTSSDLSIWPNPAADELFISYNQPQLGIATFKIYSLTGQLVYSFQKQNFSGSNIVNIMLPSNLPSGVYLLNLTSNGINRTEKIIIRK from the coding sequence ATGAAAAAGTTTTTATTTTTTACGGTTTTATTTACAATTTCGTATTTTATCCACTCCCAACCAATAACCGTTTCCCCCACTCTCCCAACCGATGCCGATGAGGTTACCATTACATTTGATGCAACAAAGGCATCGAGAACTGATTTGGTTGGATATACAGGCGATTTATATGCTCATACGGGAGTAAAGGTTGAAGGAAACACCAGTTGGCAATATGTTATTGGTAGTTGGGGAAACAATACCACTCAACCAAAACTTTCCCGAACAGGTACAAACACCTACCAGCTAGTTATCTCTCCTAGTATAAGGGAGTTTTACAGCGTTCCTACTGATAAAAAGATAACCCAGATGTGTTTTGTGTTTCGAAGCGCCGATGGCTCAAAACAGACCGAGGATGTCTTTTACGATGTTTACGAGCAAGGTCTTTCGGTTAGTATTACTAACCCTACCCAAAACAATCCTATTTATGAGATTAACGATATAATTGATATTCAAGCTAGTGCAAACAATGCTACCTCCGTTTCTCTTTTTATTGATAATCAGCTAGTGGAAAATGTCACTAGCCAAACTGTAACACATTCTTATACAGCAGCGGAATACGGTAAGCACTGGATCAAAGTTCTAGCAACTGATGGAACAAGTACAGTCAAGGACTCGGTTTACATTCTAGTCAGAAGCAATGTAAACGTTGCTGAACTCCCCCAAGGTGCCCATCCTGGTGTAAATATTATTGACGAGAATACTGCTACCATTGTTCTTTACGATCCCCCCGCCTTAAAAAGCTATGTTTACCTAATTGGTAATTTCTCCAATTGGCTACCCGACGATCCATACTATATGAACCGTACTCCCGATGGGAAGTACTATTGGATTACTCTTACAGATCTCAATCCAAACACCGAATACGCTTTCCAATTCCTTATAGATGGCTATCTGAGAATTGCAGACCCATTTACCAATAAGACACTAGATCCTAACGATGTTTATATACCCTCTTCTACCTATCCTAACTTGATGTCGTATCCAACTGGTAAAACAAGTGGAATCATTTCTGTTTTCTCAACTAATCAAGAACAATACACGTGGCAAGTTACGGATTTCACTCCCCCTTCAAAACAAAACCTTATAATTTACGAGCTTCATATACGCGACTTTGTGGGCGACTCATACATTCAAACCGTTCGCGATTCTTTAAGCTACTTAAAAAAACTTGGCATCAATGCTGTTGAGCTAATGCCTATAAATGAGTTTGAAGGTAACGATAGCTGGGGCTATAACCCGTCGTTCTACTTTGCACCCGATAAAGCATATGGTACCCCAAACGACTACAAGGCGTTTATTGATGAAGCACATAGCATGGGAATGGCAGTAATAATAGATATGGTTTTAAACCATTCGTTTGGTCAATCGCCTTTAGTACAAATGTACTCGAATTCCGATGGTACATCGCTTGGCGAACCTACTGCCGATAATCCATGGTACAATACAACTTGCCCTCACCCACCCTATTGCTGGGGCTACGATTTTAACCACGAAAGCGTGGAAACCCAAAAATTTGTCGATTCTGTTCTTACTTATTGGCTTACAGAGTATAAAGTTGATGGTTTTCGTTTCGATTTTACCAAAGGCTTTACAAATAATCAAAATGCTAACGAGGGTTCAGCCTACGATGCTTCTCGTATTGCAATTCTAGAACGTATAGCTGATAAGATTTGGTCTATCAACCCTAATGCTTATGTCATTCTTGAGCATTTCTGCGATAATACCGAAGAGAAAACCTTAGCAGAGTATCGCAGCAGCGAGGGTAAAGGTATGCTTATTTGGGGTAACATGAACTACTCCTACAACGAGGCAACCATGGGTTGGATCTCTTCATCTGACTTCTCGTGGATTGCAGCCAAGCAACGTGGTTGGCATGTACCTCATGTTGTGGGCTATATGGAAAGCCACGATGAGGAGCGATTGATGTACAAAAATATCACCTATGGAAACTCATCAAACCCTGAGCATGATGTAAAGTCACTACCCATTGCTCTGAAAAGAATGGAGACTGCCGCCAACCTATTCATTCCATTCCCTGGCCCAAAAATGATTTGGCAATTTGGTGAACTTGGCTACGATATAAGCATTGATTACAACGGTAGAGTTGGCAAAAAACCTATCCATTGGGAATACTACCAAAACGATGACAGAAGAGAGGTATTCAACACTTTTGCCCATCTGAATAGGCTAAAGCAGCAGTACGATGCTTTTAAAACAGATAACTACGACTATTCTACCACTGGATCGATAAAATGGCTTAAGCTGAATGGTAGTGACATGGATGTTGTGATTGCAGGCAACTTTGACGTTACAAGCAAAAGCACCACTATAACCTTTAACAACACAGGCTGGTGGTACGAATATTTTAGCGGCGACTCTATCGAGTTAAGCACAACTAGCTACAACCTTACCCTTAATCCAGCTGAATACAGGATTTTTACCTCAAAAAGGATTAACAAAAACGACATCTTCGTTGGAATTAATCAACCTAAAACATCATCCGATCTGTCAATTTGGCCAAACCCTGCAGCTGATGAATTATTCATCTCATACAACCAGCCACAATTGGGAATTGCTACCTTTAAAATATACAGCTTAACAGGTCAACTTGTTTACTCATTCCAAAAACAGAATTTCTCGGGTAGTAATATCGTTAACATTATGCTACCCAGCAATTTACCAAGTGGTGTTTATCTTTTAAATCTTACCTCAAATGGCATAAACAGAACTGAAAAAATAATTATTCGAAAATAG
- a CDS encoding SusC/RagA family TonB-linked outer membrane protein has product MVKKNFRWILLSFILLISITVSAQEIKVSGTVTDANDGTPMVGVTVVVKGTSNGTTTNLDGNYMIKCNSNDILVFTFVGYQQQEVTVAGRETINISLKEEVKELDEVVVIGYGVQKKSDRTGSVVNVKAEELNRGSLTDPIQAMQGKVAGVNISKKGGDPNSGFAVQIRGAAGFASSTQPLYVIDGVPGADPTTISPDDIESFNILKDASSGAIYGSRASNGVIIITTKKASKNKGATIDYNGYVSADQTSKRLEFLSADDIRNYVAEKGITGFADNGANTNWQDEIFRTGISQSHSIAISNSTENLSYRLSYNNQYNQGVVIGSDKQRNIARLNLTQKALNDILTIDASLAGTFEKNNYVNYGGGMGSSNVFYQMYQRNPVDPVYDANGDFFEFQRDFNYNNPVAIAKLIQNQRDAKNYFGTTKLSLEPIKGLIGSVNLSYIRNDSETFYYEPTTLYAGGHNGYGRRSYSNFESKILEATINYTKSFNEVHNITLLGGYSFQEDLNTGLSAQGRDALSNYLKSNNLGHLNNVNVGDISSWKSTNRLISFFARATYNYNSKYFATATIRRDGSSKFGKNHEWGLFPSASVAWDIKKEAFLEDLDIVNQLKLRVGYGITGNQEISSYLDIMYAYPSGTAPNFETGEDAINFAISHNANPDLKWEENSELNIGLDYSILKNRIQGSIEYYVKSTYDLLAPYSVPVPPNALPTTWANVGQIDNKGLEINVTGYAIDNKDFKWRTIVNFATNKQKLVKLSNDEYSWSEGDKKRLWLSGRGLVGNQNWTQYLFEGEEIGTFYMPKYAGLSQDGKFLFYTAAGGVTRDINLAQRQVVGHAQPRFTLGWSNFFTYKNFDFNISLRGAFGNKVINVTRMVFSNPQILPTLNALKEVLDEIDRGLTDSPKISDYYLEDASFIKIDNISIGYNLSPKNTKWVKSMRVYLTSNNLYTFTNYTGLDPEMSYSGLEYGVDMYDVYPKTRTITLGIDLKF; this is encoded by the coding sequence ATGGTTAAGAAAAATTTTAGATGGATTCTTTTAAGTTTCATATTGCTGATATCAATTACTGTATCAGCACAAGAGATAAAGGTATCAGGTACTGTTACAGATGCCAACGATGGTACGCCAATGGTTGGGGTAACAGTTGTAGTAAAAGGTACCAGTAATGGGACTACAACCAATTTGGATGGTAATTACATGATAAAATGTAATTCAAACGACATTTTAGTGTTTACTTTTGTAGGTTACCAGCAGCAAGAGGTTACGGTGGCTGGCAGAGAAACAATAAACATCAGCTTAAAAGAAGAGGTTAAAGAGCTTGATGAGGTTGTAGTTATAGGTTACGGTGTCCAAAAAAAGAGCGACAGAACTGGATCTGTTGTAAATGTAAAAGCTGAAGAGCTTAATAGGGGCTCATTAACCGACCCTATTCAAGCTATGCAAGGCAAGGTAGCTGGGGTTAACATTTCAAAAAAAGGGGGTGACCCAAACTCCGGATTTGCCGTGCAAATTAGAGGTGCTGCAGGTTTTGCTTCTAGTACTCAACCTCTATACGTTATTGATGGAGTTCCTGGGGCCGATCCAACAACGATTTCACCCGACGATATTGAATCGTTCAACATTTTAAAAGATGCCTCATCGGGAGCTATTTATGGTTCTAGAGCATCAAATGGTGTAATTATAATTACAACTAAAAAAGCTTCAAAGAACAAAGGAGCCACAATTGATTACAATGGATATGTTTCAGCCGACCAAACAAGCAAGCGTCTAGAGTTTCTTAGTGCTGATGACATAAGAAACTATGTTGCTGAAAAGGGAATTACAGGATTTGCCGATAATGGGGCAAATACAAACTGGCAAGATGAAATATTCAGAACTGGGATTTCACAATCGCATTCTATTGCAATATCTAATTCAACCGAAAACCTTTCATACAGGTTATCATATAACAATCAGTACAATCAAGGTGTTGTAATTGGAAGCGATAAGCAACGTAATATTGCCCGATTAAACTTGACTCAAAAAGCATTAAACGATATTCTTACAATAGATGCATCATTAGCAGGAACATTTGAGAAGAACAACTATGTAAACTATGGTGGGGGAATGGGTTCATCAAATGTATTCTACCAAATGTATCAACGTAACCCTGTCGATCCTGTTTATGATGCCAATGGCGACTTCTTTGAGTTTCAACGCGACTTTAATTACAACAACCCTGTTGCCATTGCTAAATTAATTCAGAATCAAAGAGATGCTAAAAACTATTTTGGTACCACAAAATTAAGTTTAGAACCAATTAAAGGGTTGATTGGTAGTGTCAATCTAAGCTATATACGAAACGATTCAGAAACATTTTACTACGAGCCAACTACTCTTTATGCAGGTGGACATAATGGATATGGACGTAGGAGTTATTCAAACTTTGAATCAAAAATTTTAGAGGCAACCATTAACTACACCAAGTCATTTAACGAGGTTCATAATATCACCTTATTGGGTGGTTATTCATTCCAAGAGGATCTCAACACAGGGCTATCGGCACAAGGCCGCGATGCTTTATCAAACTATCTTAAATCAAATAACTTGGGTCATCTTAACAATGTTAATGTAGGTGATATTTCGTCCTGGAAGAGTACCAACCGACTAATATCCTTCTTTGCTCGTGCAACTTACAACTACAACTCAAAATACTTTGCTACTGCAACTATTCGTCGCGATGGCTCTTCAAAGTTTGGTAAAAATCACGAGTGGGGCTTATTCCCTTCAGCATCTGTTGCTTGGGATATTAAAAAAGAGGCATTCCTTGAAGATCTCGACATTGTAAACCAGCTGAAATTACGTGTTGGTTATGGTATAACTGGTAATCAAGAAATCTCCTCATATTTGGATATTATGTATGCTTACCCATCTGGAACTGCACCTAACTTTGAAACTGGTGAGGATGCAATAAATTTTGCAATTTCTCACAATGCCAATCCAGATTTGAAGTGGGAAGAGAACTCTGAGCTGAACATCGGATTAGATTACTCCATCCTAAAAAATAGGATTCAGGGTTCAATTGAGTACTATGTAAAATCGACATACGACCTGTTGGCCCCATATTCTGTACCTGTTCCACCAAATGCACTTCCTACTACTTGGGCAAATGTGGGACAAATTGACAACAAAGGTTTAGAAATCAACGTAACTGGTTACGCAATTGATAATAAAGATTTTAAATGGCGCACCATTGTTAACTTTGCTACCAACAAGCAAAAGCTGGTTAAACTCTCGAACGACGAGTACTCATGGTCGGAAGGCGATAAGAAACGTCTATGGCTAAGTGGTCGTGGTTTAGTTGGTAACCAAAACTGGACCCAGTACCTCTTTGAAGGTGAAGAAATAGGTACTTTCTACATGCCAAAATACGCAGGCTTATCGCAAGATGGTAAATTCCTGTTCTACACTGCAGCAGGCGGTGTAACACGCGATATCAATCTTGCTCAACGCCAAGTTGTTGGACATGCACAGCCACGATTTACCCTTGGGTGGTCTAACTTCTTTACCTACAAAAACTTTGATTTCAACATCTCGCTTCGCGGTGCATTCGGAAATAAGGTTATTAATGTTACTCGTATGGTATTCTCTAACCCTCAGATTCTCCCTACTCTTAATGCCCTTAAAGAAGTTCTTGATGAAATTGATAGAGGATTAACCGATTCTCCTAAAATTAGCGACTACTATCTTGAAGATGCTTCATTTATCAAAATTGATAACATCTCAATTGGCTACAACCTTTCTCCCAAAAACACAAAATGGGTAAAAAGCATGCGAGTGTATTTAACCTCCAACAACCTTTACACATTTACAAATTACACAGGTTTAGATCCAGAAATGTCATATAGTGGTCTTGAATATGGTGTTGATATGTACGATGTATATCCTAAAACACGTACAATAACTTTAGGTATTGATTTGAAGTTTTAA
- a CDS encoding acyloxyacyl hydrolase — MQRATLKILLAIILLLSPVLILAQSPSITSTTSYAGLSAFAGKIIPHDDTLKPITNSLVKGVRAYSALQKIEGFNSDLNNSHFVLGISTIYINLGDIDRLGKAYGVQPTFYWKIYNKGRFNVEMNAGLGISYLTKTFSNNFNPENVAISTHLNYWGMVSLNTTYSISNQISIGLGLETHHFSNGAIRKPNYGLNIIASSINVTYYFNALSFKPISFNPRSNKFVPGTLLISIGTGIKETGGAGGPKYYPVSLTIQNNTKSKGFIAFGYGINITYDKSTRFHKRAKNLNYSSPNDDFQTGLFLAGTLTLDKLSFYTHLGTYLYNPNPRLPWHYQKFGIRYNFFKNLFFQCELKTHLNSADHVGIGLGITI, encoded by the coding sequence ATGCAAAGAGCAACCCTAAAAATATTACTCGCAATTATTCTTTTATTGAGCCCTGTTTTGATATTGGCTCAATCGCCAAGCATTACCTCAACAACAAGTTATGCTGGTCTTTCAGCCTTTGCTGGAAAAATCATTCCACACGACGATACACTCAAACCCATAACAAACTCTTTGGTTAAGGGAGTTAGAGCCTATAGCGCTTTACAAAAAATTGAAGGATTCAACTCAGACCTTAATAACAGTCATTTTGTTTTAGGAATATCAACAATCTACATCAATTTAGGCGATATTGATAGGTTAGGAAAAGCCTATGGTGTTCAGCCAACTTTTTACTGGAAAATTTATAACAAAGGTAGATTTAATGTAGAAATGAATGCTGGATTAGGCATTTCATATCTAACAAAAACTTTCTCAAATAATTTTAACCCAGAAAACGTAGCGATATCAACACATTTGAATTACTGGGGAATGGTTAGCCTTAATACAACTTACAGCATAAGTAATCAAATTTCAATTGGCCTGGGATTGGAAACACACCATTTCTCGAATGGTGCAATCCGTAAACCAAACTACGGTTTAAACATTATTGCATCATCTATAAACGTAACCTATTACTTTAATGCACTTTCTTTCAAGCCCATTTCGTTTAACCCAAGGAGCAATAAGTTTGTACCTGGTACCTTATTGATATCAATCGGTACAGGTATAAAAGAAACTGGTGGAGCTGGAGGACCAAAATACTACCCAGTATCACTTACCATTCAAAATAACACCAAGTCAAAAGGGTTCATAGCATTTGGATATGGTATAAACATCACCTACGATAAATCAACAAGATTTCATAAAAGAGCCAAAAACCTGAACTATAGTTCACCAAACGACGATTTTCAAACAGGATTATTCCTAGCTGGAACTTTGACTCTAGATAAACTCTCATTTTACACCCATTTGGGAACTTACCTATACAACCCTAATCCACGACTACCTTGGCATTACCAAAAGTTTGGTATTAGATACAACTTTTTCAAGAATCTGTTTTTTCAGTGTGAGCTAAAAACGCATCTAAATAGTGCAGATCATGTTGGGATAGGTCTTGGAATTACAATCTAA
- a CDS encoding LacI family DNA-binding transcriptional regulator has translation MKSSQVTIKDIARELGISPSTVSRALKDHPDISQETKRLVNELAKKYNYKPNAIALSLRNQRSNVIGVVIPEIVHYFFSSVISGIEEVANANGYSVMISQSNEDFNREVAACETFLNGIIDGVLISVSKETNDYTHFHRFEEEGIPIVFFDRAVDEIQADRVIIDDFDGAYQATEHLIVQGRRKIVHFAGPQNRLIGQNRLNGYLKAMRDNGVVIDERLIIPCDTFQSALVETQKLIESGLKFDSIFTVNDFTAAGALKILLRNGYKVPDDIAVVGFGDDQTSLMVEPTLTTVNQPGFEMGKKAMEQLIRRITQTKPEPPVTELLKTQLIVRESSRS, from the coding sequence ATGAAATCAAGTCAGGTTACCATTAAAGATATTGCTCGTGAATTGGGAATTAGCCCATCAACAGTATCTCGCGCCCTTAAGGATCATCCCGATATTAGCCAGGAAACAAAACGATTGGTTAACGAACTAGCCAAAAAATATAACTATAAGCCCAATGCTATTGCTTTAAGCCTCCGTAATCAACGGAGTAATGTTATAGGTGTTGTAATTCCAGAAATAGTTCACTACTTTTTTTCCTCTGTAATTAGTGGAATTGAGGAGGTGGCAAATGCAAATGGGTATAGCGTAATGATTAGCCAGTCTAATGAAGACTTTAATCGCGAGGTTGCTGCCTGCGAAACTTTTCTTAATGGTATAATTGACGGTGTACTGATTTCTGTTTCAAAGGAAACAAACGATTATACACATTTTCACAGGTTTGAAGAGGAGGGTATACCCATAGTTTTCTTCGATAGAGCTGTTGATGAAATTCAAGCCGATAGGGTGATAATAGATGATTTTGATGGTGCATATCAGGCAACGGAACACCTTATAGTACAGGGACGGAGAAAAATTGTTCACTTTGCTGGGCCCCAAAACAGGTTAATAGGACAAAACCGACTTAATGGTTACCTTAAAGCCATGCGCGATAATGGTGTTGTTATTGATGAACGGTTGATTATTCCATGCGATACCTTCCAATCGGCATTGGTTGAAACACAAAAACTAATTGAAAGCGGATTAAAGTTTGATTCTATTTTCACCGTTAACGACTTTACTGCAGCAGGAGCCTTGAAGATACTACTTAGAAATGGCTACAAAGTTCCAGACGATATAGCTGTTGTTGGTTTTGGCGATGATCAAACTTCACTTATGGTTGAACCGACCCTTACCACAGTTAATCAACCTGGCTTTGAAATGGGTAAAAAGGCTATGGAACAGTTAATTCGAAGAATAACACAAACAAAGCCAGAACCTCCAGTAACCGAACTACTAAAAACACAGCTTATTGTTCGGGAATCGTCTCGTTCGTAA
- a CDS encoding RagB/SusD family nutrient uptake outer membrane protein codes for MKRILLASVALLMAFASCTDLDDRLDDKIPIDKFPENDDQAALMIVPVYRPMQDFLDWGGWWFCQELTSDEVVCPTRHTDWDDGGKWRVLYQHTWDNKTEAVASMWSRFYNGIVEANRLIEVFNPENADLSALEEGAAKTVAKLKIMRAFYYYLLIDNYGDVPYVTTFKNAEQKPSKTPRATIFQNIVQELTESIPYLDNSTSKTSVTKGMAWSLLAKLYLNAEVYSGTPMWKDAEDACDSVLALGYSLEADPLAPFITNNQNSPENIFTIPYDEDTYHGFNLHMRTLHYNNNLTFDMSVGPWNGFAVTEQHYNTYSDNDKRKSGYFLVGQQYTSSGQPITDEVAGTPLVFDPHIPALVMDASYTPQEIRMSGARVKKFEIKLGAKDNLSNDFPIFRLADIMLMKAEARVRQGLNGDDWINPIRERAGLSALTNATLDDILAERGRELFWEAHRRQDLIRFGKFNQAWWEKPASDPSRKTFPIPQWVIDSNENLAN; via the coding sequence ATGAAAAGAATTTTGCTTGCATCGGTTGCTTTATTAATGGCATTTGCCAGCTGTACCGATCTAGATGACAGGCTTGACGATAAAATTCCAATCGATAAATTCCCTGAAAATGACGACCAGGCTGCATTGATGATTGTTCCTGTTTACCGTCCTATGCAAGACTTTCTCGATTGGGGTGGATGGTGGTTCTGCCAGGAATTAACCTCTGATGAGGTTGTATGCCCCACCCGTCATACCGACTGGGATGATGGTGGTAAATGGCGCGTACTTTACCAGCATACTTGGGATAACAAAACCGAAGCGGTTGCTTCTATGTGGTCTAGATTTTATAATGGTATTGTTGAAGCAAATAGACTGATAGAGGTATTTAACCCCGAAAATGCTGATCTAAGCGCATTGGAAGAAGGTGCTGCTAAAACAGTTGCTAAACTTAAAATAATGAGGGCCTTCTACTATTATCTGCTAATTGATAATTATGGAGATGTTCCCTATGTAACGACCTTTAAAAATGCTGAGCAAAAACCAAGTAAAACCCCTCGTGCAACTATTTTCCAAAACATCGTACAAGAATTGACTGAGAGTATCCCTTACCTGGATAACAGCACTTCAAAAACATCTGTCACAAAAGGCATGGCATGGTCTTTACTCGCTAAACTTTACCTTAACGCCGAAGTTTATTCTGGTACTCCTATGTGGAAAGATGCTGAAGATGCATGCGATTCGGTTTTAGCCTTAGGATATTCCTTAGAGGCTGATCCATTAGCCCCATTTATCACCAACAATCAAAATTCACCTGAAAATATTTTCACAATTCCTTACGACGAAGATACCTATCATGGATTTAATCTTCACATGAGAACCTTACACTACAACAATAACCTAACCTTCGACATGAGCGTTGGACCATGGAATGGTTTTGCTGTAACAGAACAACACTACAACACATACTCCGATAACGATAAAAGGAAGTCGGGTTACTTCCTAGTTGGACAACAATACACATCATCAGGGCAACCCATTACTGATGAGGTTGCAGGGACACCATTGGTATTCGACCCTCATATTCCTGCCCTTGTAATGGATGCCAGCTATACACCTCAGGAAATAAGAATGTCAGGAGCTAGAGTAAAGAAGTTTGAAATTAAACTTGGCGCAAAAGATAACTTAAGTAACGACTTCCCCATTTTCCGCCTTGCCGACATTATGCTTATGAAAGCAGAAGCAAGGGTTCGTCAAGGCCTTAATGGCGACGATTGGATTAACCCCATTCGTGAGCGCGCTGGATTGAGTGCTTTAACCAATGCAACCCTAGATGATATTTTAGCTGAACGAGGCAGGGAGTTGTTCTGGGAAGCACATCGCCGCCAAGATCTTATTCGATTTGGAAAATTTAACCAAGCATGGTGGGAAAAACCTGCATCAGACCCAAGCAGAAAAACGTTCCCAATCCCACAATGGGTAATAGACTCAAATGAAAACCTTGCAAATTAA
- a CDS encoding cadherin repeat domain-containing protein — protein MRKPKLRLMWLLAAATMIFAACNKDDGNDGPTILVEDGLYIVGEATPWTDYDLKGQFAGGINEADNQQPRATMFEKYVALEAGKTFKIVEIAGKEAIEYGPDNLMDVATEGLREQPNVTAKVGSFKTGGEYTVAESGLYHIILDKELSKVAIIPVPYWGILGGSSPYGWNDDNTHMELVGAFDKNELVFEITDLELREGDFKFRYGSGWKFELDEEGTVKANTNFGGAVDALVPGGSNIALAKENEGIYTVRMKWSAQTGGLGMTAELVKTGDVEPLPEYPTELFMIGNALNSEDSDNDGTPDGWQWNLTDAPMVPVHSHEYMFWKIVWLNAGGEFKFAPEKAWGKDFGKTGEASADTVYAKGSDNIPAPSTSGYYMVVVDLKENKIIISDPKVYLIGTTVGDNWTAPVADAKFTVDNANEVITLTKALDAGDLRMHVWHKWFPVQDPQPVDWWQAEFIILNNKIEFRGNGNDQERVNLTAGTYKIDLNFKTGDGTITAQ, from the coding sequence ATGAGAAAACCAAAATTAAGATTAATGTGGTTACTAGCTGCAGCAACTATGATTTTTGCAGCTTGTAATAAAGATGATGGCAACGATGGCCCAACAATCCTTGTTGAAGATGGATTGTATATTGTAGGAGAAGCAACTCCTTGGACCGACTATGACCTAAAAGGCCAATTTGCTGGCGGAATTAATGAGGCCGACAACCAACAACCAAGAGCTACCATGTTCGAAAAATATGTTGCTCTTGAAGCTGGAAAAACTTTTAAAATTGTTGAGATTGCTGGAAAAGAAGCAATTGAATATGGTCCTGATAATCTTATGGACGTTGCAACCGAGGGTTTAAGAGAACAGCCAAATGTTACAGCAAAAGTAGGTTCTTTCAAAACTGGAGGAGAGTACACTGTTGCTGAAAGCGGGCTTTATCATATCATTCTCGACAAGGAGCTATCAAAGGTTGCAATAATACCTGTACCATACTGGGGTATTCTAGGTGGTTCATCTCCTTATGGTTGGAACGACGATAATACCCATATGGAACTAGTAGGTGCATTTGACAAAAATGAACTAGTTTTTGAAATTACTGATTTAGAATTACGTGAAGGTGATTTCAAGTTTCGCTATGGTAGTGGATGGAAATTTGAACTAGATGAAGAGGGTACTGTTAAAGCAAATACCAATTTTGGTGGTGCTGTAGACGCTCTTGTTCCAGGTGGATCAAATATTGCATTAGCAAAAGAAAACGAAGGTATTTATACTGTTAGAATGAAATGGTCTGCTCAAACTGGTGGACTTGGAATGACTGCTGAACTTGTAAAAACTGGTGATGTTGAACCGCTACCAGAATATCCAACCGAGCTTTTCATGATTGGTAATGCTCTAAATTCAGAAGATTCTGACAATGATGGCACACCTGATGGTTGGCAATGGAATTTAACCGATGCTCCAATGGTACCCGTTCACTCACATGAATATATGTTCTGGAAGATTGTTTGGCTAAATGCTGGCGGTGAATTCAAATTTGCACCTGAAAAAGCTTGGGGCAAAGACTTTGGTAAAACAGGTGAAGCAAGTGCTGATACCGTTTATGCTAAAGGTAGCGATAACATACCTGCTCCTTCAACTTCTGGTTACTACATGGTTGTTGTTGATCTTAAAGAAAACAAAATTATCATTTCCGATCCTAAAGTATATTTGATTGGTACAACTGTTGGTGATAATTGGACAGCACCAGTAGCCGATGCTAAATTTACTGTTGATAATGCAAATGAAGTAATAACCTTAACTAAAGCATTAGATGCAGGTGATTTACGTATGCATGTTTGGCATAAATGGTTCCCAGTTCAAGATCCTCAACCAGTTGATTGGTGGCAAGCAGAATTCATTATTCTTAACAACAAGATTGAATTCCGTGGAAATGGTAACGACCAAGAAAGAGTTAACCTAACAGCAGGTACATATAAGATTGATCTTAACTTTAAAACTGGTGACGGTACAATTACCGCTCAATAA